From the genome of Mustelus asterias chromosome 7, sMusAst1.hap1.1, whole genome shotgun sequence, one region includes:
- the LOC144495509 gene encoding putative G-protein coupled receptor 141, with protein sequence MNTSAMNNTTSFAETFTSNNFTSNFSSACNPPGTTYNAALITIYTIVFVGGSAGAVSMTWIMKHDGKSVTSTAVINLILAHILFLLTVPFRISYYILDEWKFGEIFCKLVSAMIHAHMYLCFLFYVAIVTIRIFSFFQEKTMQFYQPRHASATSFVTWALVLLAVFPLYLEFYGTSKKYNQKQCFQFQAELTKGFVKHVNYLFVTVVLMTICALLAVQMYIMMRLAIKHEGTFLKQQQFGAQVKTLLFLLIMIMCFLPYLGFRLFYIKQIVAHPCSLVLHAINEIFLALTAMSCFDVFTFLVAAH encoded by the coding sequence ATGAACACCTCAGCAATGAATAATACAACATCCTTCGCAGAAACATTCACAAGCAACAATTTCACCTCCAATTTCTCATCTGCCTGCAATCCACCTGGAACCACTTATAATGCAGCTCTCATAACAATTTACACCATTGTGTTTGTGGGAGGCTCTGCTGGAGCTGTCAGCATGACTTGGATAATGAAACATGATGGAAAATCTGTGACATCCACTGCAGTGATTAATCTTATATTGGCACACATATTATTTCTCCTCACTGTGCCTTTCCGTATCTCCTACTACATTCTGGATGAGTGGAAGTTTGGTGAAATATTTTGTAAGCTGGTGAGTGCAATGATACACGCTCACATGTACCTGTGCTTTTTGTTCTATGTGGCCATAGTTACCATAAGGATCTTCAGTTTTTTTCAAGAAAAAACAATGCAGTTTTACCAGCCTCGGCATGCGAGTGCCACCAGCTTCGTCACCTGGGCACTGGTGCTTCTTGCTGTTTTCCCATTGTATCTGGAATTCTATGGAACTTCAAAGAAGTATAACCAAAAGCAATGTTTTCAGTTTCAGGCTGAACTTACAAAAGGATTTGTGAAACATGTAAACTACCTTTTTGTTACTGTTGTGTTAATGACTATCTGTGCTTTGCTGGCTGTTCAAATGTATATAATGATGAGATTAGCAATCAAGCATGAAGGCACCTTTCTCAAACAGCAGCAATTTGGAGCTCAGGTAAAAACATTGTTGTTTTTACTGATTATGATCATGTGTTTTTTACCATACCTTGGATTCAGGTTGTTCTATATAAAACAAATTGTGGCTCATCCTTGTTCATTGGTATTACATGccatcaatgaaatatttttagcACTGACTGCAATGAGCTGTTTTGATGTGTTTACATTCCTAGTAGCTGCACATTGA